The genome window TTTCTCAAAAAGTTTTGAAACCGTGTCGTCAGCACTTTGTCCAAATTGAATGCACGCGCTGTTCTCCTCTATCCACTGGGTGCGACATGACCGGAAGTGGTGAATAACGGCGTCCTCCGCACTCACCACGTGTCTGCAACGGTAAAATGAATACGGCAATCAAACTTATAGTCTTATGTGAGCGAACATATGGTCAAATTAATTGATCCGAAATTCACATCAGATAGAGCAAGTGTGTCCTCAAACCACAGGCAGCGTTatcattaaaatatctattgatTGGTATGTGCAGTGGTGTACATGCTTGGACCGACTTTCTAAAATGatattgacaataaaataccatttaaaaataaaattaccttttcatattgatttttatgAATATTGCTGAAAGTTCTTGGAACACAGAAATCGCTGTGTGTTTTTTCGATTTTACGTACAAACTCAAGTGGGTCTCCATGAAAACTGATCAAGCACAATTAAATGTCAAACATTTAGCAGTACAATTAGATTCCATGGTAACTACTGTTTTACAACAGTGAAGTTTTATCAAACTTCAGTTCCCGAGTATCGTGGACAAAATGTCGGATATAAGATCCCAAAAATTTTGCACCATGGCAAATGGTAAATATATTTACCTATTGAACCCGGCCTTCTCGTTAGGGTTAAACGTGTGCGTCTGCGAGCCATGCCTCAACCGATCGGGCATGGTCACGTGCTTCCATCGTTCAGTCATAGGGCGCGTGCTGTTCAGGTACTGTCCGACCTTGAACTGGGAGCACGTTCTTGCCTTGTTCCACGAGGTCACGTGTACTTTCACGTAGAAGTTGAAGCCCGCTGCGGAGGGATGTTTAGCAGACAGGTCGTCCTGAAAGAAGCAGGAAAGTGATAATAAAGTGTTTCTGTGACGTCGAAAATATTAAAACCAATATCACATCTTATACagttacattcaatatttaacTTGTATTATCGTTCCTAATTATGATCAATTTGTATCTGCACATAAACAGCCCCTGTGTAATCAATTAAATACGACAAACCAGAGCAATCATTCAGCATAGTCCCTTGGCATACATTTGTCAATGAATTGACAGACAACATAGTAGTATGTTCATCCTATAAAACCCTTTGGCGGGCATATTTCTATACCCAATGACCGACCACATACCATCACATGCACACAAGACGAAGCCCCTGGCGACATATTTCTATAATTAATGCCCGACGACATACCAGCACATGCACGCCAGCGGACATATTTTGTATAACCAATGACCGACGACATACCAGCATGTTCATCCACGGCAGTCCCCGGTTGGATATTAGGTACTCATCCGTGTCCACAAGAGCGAGGTAACGGTATCCGCGCAGGCGCGCCAGGCAGTCGAACACCGGAACCTGCTCGTCATTCCACGCCTGTACGTTTTTCACACCGATCTCAGGGTGGTTGTGTTGGTCTGCGGAAATGACATGTAATCCATATGAACAAACAGTTGATGAAAAGTTTACAGTAGTAAACTCGAGGGCAATTTTCAGCATAGCAATTTTCTTCGAGACTTCTTTTCAAATTCATCAAAGGTTATTTTGAGCaatgatttttgttaaaatttgtgtttgaaataatACGGCAATCTATTCTTGATTTTCTTAGTCGATTGATTCTCTAAGGGAACGTACTCCAGATGGCAACCAGTAAGCTCCTATTTTTTCGCAAACAATCAACATTGATCCAAATCGGAAAGTTTTTTAAAGCATCCATTAAACATCCAATCTCTAAAGCATAATCATAAGAATTCTGTAACGTCCAATACACAAGTGTATAACCTAGAGACCTGGCTGCAACCCGGTTTTATGTCCATGTAAATTTAACAGTATTTATTAATGAAGACGTTTGTTACCGTCGAGACGAAATATGAAGGGAACCGTATCAGCAATCCCTAGCGCCCGGTAGTACCGCAGTACATGGAAAGCTTCAGGGTTCAGCTTGTGAGTGTACACGAGCACCTTGGTAACGCCCAGCCGCCGGTGGAGCTCAAACCAGCTGAGCAGGTCGTCGGCCGCCACGCTGCCATAGACGAACTGAAAGACGCAAAACACGGTGTTGGGGTGTAAATGACGTATTCATGAGATCTCGGGTTCTACCCAATGTGTTCAAAAACAAACCGGTATCGACGGTGCCTATGTAAGAATAAAGGTATCTATACAATAGCCGAGTCAGTAAGTCCGTCAAGTGTGATATGTCTGTATTTAAACTTATAGCGAAAATGTAAGAGTCAACGATTAATCCTCAAATACATTATTCAACATATGTTTATGTCTAAAATAAAAACGTAGGCGTATGTATATAATGGATTAAAAATACAAAGCAATCTAACCTTGGAGCAAACGGCGATCTCGTTTttatgcgcatgcgcgaatgtCACTGGTAGGTGCCAGTCGTATAAGTTATGGCACTCCATCTTGTGGGTCGCTATGGTGGCAACGTCCGGTAGGTCTCCGGTTCGGGAAGTAAGATTAGAGCAGACGAACTGCACGGCGTTCATTTCCGTCACCCAGTTCGTCCAGTTGATCCTGATCGCCGGCACCATCCGCAGCGCACCGGATGTGTACCGCACGCAGCACTTGTACGTATTATTGCTAAGACTTTTATGCTCCCATCCCTGTATGTCGATGGTGTCCCAGATATGTTTAGACGAGGAGTTTCCGGCGACGGCAGAAAACAGGATGATATTATTCTGAAAGTTGACGACCCTTTTCATTAAAGGCTGGATGAGGTCTTTTCCATTGCCAATCAGTTTCGGGTCCGGGGTGTCAACGGTTAAATTTATCATCGTGTCCGACGTCAAATTCAAATCATTGTTATACGTACTGTTTTCATATGAACGTTCTTGGCTGGTACCGTTGCAGACCAAGACGTCGCTGTAGTAGCGCATGTGATTATCCCCGCGCCAAATGCTTATGCCCAGCAGCGCATACACTAGCAACAGGCACGTGGACACAACGCCTAGCGACGAAAGCCAGAGCCTCGAGCTGAGTTTAAATCCCTTCGGAAGCATGATGTCCCAACTATTAATGCTGAAACACATAAGGGCAAACTAAGAATACATTTATTCTGGCAATGATTGCCGTTTTATTCTCAATAAGCATCCAATATGAACTATTCAGTCAGTGTATGTCCGGCTGTTGTACTTCTGAACCGTGCAGTGTACACCCAGCTCTTAAGCCCACTTTTCGACATAAACTTATTCAACCTTGTCCGAATAttaatctgaaaaaaatatatttcccaATGTAAAATCTGGGTAAAGTGTAGCAAAAAACAATGTCACCATGTCAAATCTAATATAATCCTAAACTCAATTTAGATTAACTGTGTAGGAAtgattatcttgacaatatctagaccaaGTTTGAATCTAGGTACAGTTTGTCCGAAAAATGGGGCACATTGTAAGACCTTTACAAAACTTCTTAGCACTCGAGAAGCCACATTTGTGACTCAAAgaacttacatgctatcatggtAAAATCCATTGACAACAATGGTTTTTACCCGGGTGATCTCAAAGTAATATAAATGTTAATTACGGCTAAATGTTAAGCTctatttttgctttaaaatgggACAACAGGACCATAGTAGTTTTGATCCTTCTTCCTTTATATGTCAGATTctaatgttaataaataaacGTGTCAGTTCGAGCTATTTTAAAATTAACAGAGAAAtacaatttgtatttattaaatttaaaactacttttagagttatgtttaaatatatgcttGTTATTTTACAGTCACGACTGTTGACATAACAATGAATGAACAATCGACAAAGTCATTGTGGAATACGCCATTATTGTTTTtagatatacagttatttattattattttgtgttgttaGTTAGACAATACTATATTAACTAAACTAACTATATTAAACTGGTCAAGCATAAGTCCGGATTTCTTCTTTGCAGTTA of Dreissena polymorpha isolate Duluth1 chromosome 15, UMN_Dpol_1.0, whole genome shotgun sequence contains these proteins:
- the LOC127859718 gene encoding uncharacterized protein LOC127859718 is translated as MDFHPEKCSILRVHRKRNSITLRYSLKDHILETDSTTKYLGVTLSQNFSWNHHMDITAKKGNSTLGFFQRNLRVSNEKVKTTAYTSLVRPGLEYCSTLWNPFTKDLVYKLEMVQRRAARYVTNRYHNTSSVSSMIEHLGRETIESRRTKAQLTMLYKIINDLVDIPANQYLVQAPSRLKDHNKKYHQPSSSTSYHKNSFFPRTISVWNHLPASVAEAPDLDTPLINSWDIMLPKGFKLSSRLWLSSLGVVSTCLLLVYALLGISIWRGDNHMRYYSDVLVCNGTSQERSYENSTYNNDLNLTSDTMINLTVDTPDPKLIGNGKDLIQPLMKRVVNFQNNIILFSAVAGNSSSKHIWDTIDIQGWEHKSLSNNTYKCCVRYTSGALRMVPAIRINWTNWVTEMNAVQFVCSNLTSRTGDLPDVATIATHKMECHNLYDWHLPVTFAHAHKNEIAVCSKFVYGSVAADDLLSWFELHRRLGVTKVLVYTHKLNPEAFHVLRYYRALGIADTVPFIFRLDDQHNHPEIGVKNVQAWNDEQVPVFDCLARLRGYRYLALVDTDEYLISNRGLPWMNMLDDLSAKHPSAAGFNFYVKVHVTSWNKARTCSQFKVGQYLNSTRPMTERWKHVTMPDRLRHGSQTHTFNPNEKAGFNRHVVSAEDAVIHHFRSCRTQWIEENSACIQFGQSADDTVSKLFEKIEPDVLKLKARIFESQ